Proteins from a single region of Oryza brachyantha chromosome 6, ObraRS2, whole genome shotgun sequence:
- the LOC102713279 gene encoding transcription factor MYB20-like, translated as MGRQPCCDKVGLKKGPWTAEEDQKLVGFLLTHGHCCWRVVPKLAGLLRCGKSCRLRWTNYLRPDLKRGLLSDDEERLVIELHKQLGNRWSKIAARLPGRTDNEIKNHWNTHIKKKLRKIGIDPVTHQVLEPPRPPPCEQDATPPPPEPPEQQGPPPPQEQQGGDIMREADGNEEEEEPSPLIELHEMTAPPPPPALAAAEGATSTCSVSPASVLSPSCSSSAVSGVDVTEWPEPMYLFGMDGIMDVGWDGLISDAGVDVDPFAHYYHDAGFDDQDVWII; from the exons ATGGGGAGGCAGCCGTGCTGCGACAAGGTGGGACTGAAGAAGGGGCCgtggacggcggaggaggaccaGAAGCTCGTCGGTTTCCTCCTCACCCACGGCCACTGCTGCTGGCGGGTCGTCCCCAAGCTCGCAG GGTTGCTGAGGTGCGGGAAGAGCTGCAGGCTGAGGTGGACCAACTACCTGAGGCCCGACCTCAAGAGGGGCCTCCtctccgacgacgaggagcggcTCGTCATCGAGCTGCACAAGCAGCTCGGCAACAG GTGGTCCAAGATCGCGGCGCGGCTCCCCGGGAGGACGGACAACGAGATCAAGAACCACTGGAACACGCACATCAAGAAGAAGCTCCGCAAGATAGGCATCGACCCAGTCACCCACCAGGTGTTGGAGCCGCCTCGTCCTCCGCCGTGCGAGCAGGACgccacgccaccgccaccggagCCCCCGGAGCAGCaagggccgccgccgcctcaagAGCAGCAGGGCGGCGATATAATGCGGGAGGCCGATGGgaatgaggaggaggaggagccttCGCCGTTGATCGAGCTGCACGAGAtgacagcgccgccgccgcctccggcgttggcggcggccgagggtgCCACAAGCACCTGCTCTGTTTCCCCTGCTTCGGTGCTCTCCCcgtcctgctcctcctcggcggtgTCAGGCGTGGACGTGACGGAGTGGCCGGAGCCCATGTACCTGTTCGGCATGGACGGCATCATGGACGTCGGCTGGGACGGCCTCATctccgacgccggcgtcgacgtcgaccCGTTCGCCCATTACTACCATGACGCCGGCTTCGACGATCAAGACGTCTGGATCATCTGA